One Hordeum vulgare subsp. vulgare chromosome 4H, MorexV3_pseudomolecules_assembly, whole genome shotgun sequence DNA window includes the following coding sequences:
- the LOC123447330 gene encoding trans-cinnamate:CoA ligase, peroxisomal-like → MDQLPKLAANHVPLSPVGFLPRANAVYGARTSVVYGRVRFTWSQTHERCRRLASSLLRTLGVRRNDVVSVLAPNVPALYEMHFAVPMAGAVLNTVNTRLDAAAVAAILRHSEAKLFFVDYDYVRLASDALQLLAAAGAPVPLVAVIDDLDRPTGVRLGELEYEALVAHGDPTVDLPQLQDEWDAVTLNYTSGTTSAPKGVVYSHRGAYLSTTSLLLSWEVGTEPVYLWTLPMFHCNGWTFTWGMAARGGVNVCIRENRPAEVYRAIARYGVTHMCCAPVVFNILLEGGDSTARLAKPVHVLTGGAPPPAALLERVEKIGFHVTHAYGLTEATGPALACEWRAQWDNLPISERARLKARQGVSVLSLADADVVTDDDAMARVPRDGKTMGEIVLRGSSIMKGYLNNAEANEKAFRGGWFMTGDVGVVHPDGYIEIKDRSKDVIISGGENICSKEVEEALFRHPAVADAAVVAMPHAHWGETPCAFVVARDKAAGVCEDDVMAFCRKHMSRFMVPKKVVVWDVLPRNALGKVEKVKLREAARKLVPTVAVAPSAQKTKGKATKTVGGGRRDEHPVEQVMAMSRL, encoded by the coding sequence ATGGACCAGCTCCCCAAGCTCGCGGCCAACCACGTGCCCCTCAGCCCGGTGGGCTTCCTCCCGCGCGCCAATGCCGTCTACGGCGCCCGCACCTCCGTCGTCTACGGCCGGGTGCGCTTCACCTGGAGCCAGACCCACGAGCGCTGCCGCCGCCTCGCGTCGTCCCTGCTACGCACCCTCGGCGTGCGCAGGAACGACGTCGTCTCCGTGCTCGCGCCCAACGTGCCGGCCCTCTACGAGATGCACTTCGCGGTGCCCATGGCCGGCGCCGTCCTCAACACCGTCAACACCCGCCtcgacgccgccgccgtcgccgccatccTGCGCCACTCCGAGGCCAAGCTCTTCTTCGTCGACTACGACTACGTGCGCCTCGCCAGCGACGCGCTCCAGCTGCTCGCTGCTGCCGGCGCGCCCGTCCCGCTCGTCGCCGTCATCGACGACCTCGACCGCCCCACCGGCGTCCGCCTCGGCGAGCTCGAGTACGAGGCTCTTGTCGCGCATGGTGACCCCACGGTGGACCTCCCGCAGCTCCAGGACGAGTGGGACGCGGTCACGCTCAACTACACATCCGGCACCACGTCCGCGCCCAAGGGCGTGGTCTACAGCCACCGCGGCGCCTACCTCAGCACCACCAGCCTGCTCCTGTCCTGGGAGGTGGGCACCGAGCCGGTCTACCTCTGGACGCTCCCCATGTTCCACTGCAACGGCTGGACCTTCACCTGGGGCATGGCGGCGCGCGGCGGCGTCAACGTCTGCATCCGCGAGAACCGCCCCGCCGAGGTCTACCGCGCCATCGCCCGCTACGGCGTCACCCACATGTGCTGCGCGCCCGTCGTCTTCAACATCCTCCTCGAGGGCGGCGACTCCACCGCGCGGCTCGCCAAGCCCGTCCATGTCCTCACCGGTggcgccccgccgccggccgcgcTGCTGGAGCGCGTCGAGAAAATCGGCTTCCACGTCACGCACGCCTACGGGCTCACCGAGGCCACGGGCCCCGCGCTGGCGTGCGAGTGGCGCGCCCAGTGGGACAACCTGCCGATCTCGGAGCGCGCGCGCCTCAAGGCCCGGCAGGGCGTCAGCGTGCTCTCCCTCGCCGACGCCGACGTCGTCACCGACGACGACGCGATGGCCAGAGTGCCGCGCGACGGGAAGACGATGGGCGAGATCGTGCTCCGCGGGAGCAGCATCATGAAGGGGTACCTCAACAACGCGGAGGCGAACGAGAAGGCGTTCAGGGGCGGGTGGTTCATGACGGGCGACGTCGGCGTGGTGCACCCGGacgggtacatcgagatcaaggacAGGTCCAAGGACGTGATCATCTCCGGCGGCGAGAACATCTGcagcaaggaggtggaggaggccctgTTCCGTCACCCGGCCGTGGCCGACGCGGCGGTGGTCGCCATGCCGCACGCGCACTGGGGCGAGACGCCGTGCGCGTTCGTGGTGGCGAGGGACAAGGCGGCCGGGGTCTGCGAGGACGACGTGATGGCCTTCTGCCGGAAGCACATGTCGCgcttcatggtgcccaagaaggtggTCGTGTGGGACGTCCTCCCGAGGAACGCGCTCGGCAAGGTCGAGAAGGTGAAGCTACGAGAAGCGGCCCGGAAGCTGGTGCCGACCGTGGCAGTGGCGCCGTCGGCACAGAAGACGAAGGGGAAGGCGACGAAGACGGTCGGCGGCGGGCGCCGGGACGAGCACCCGGTGGAGCAAGTCATGGCCATGTCAAGGCTATAG